The Pseudomonadota bacterium genome segment ACATGGTCTCAACATCAATGGCAAGGGTGCGCAGCCCGAGACAGTCGCCGGGCTGACAATTACAGATGGCGCCGATAAAGGGGGTGATCATCGTCCAGATCGTGTGCACTGCGCCGTCTTTTTCCAGGGCCTGCATCTGGCTGATTGCCGCCTCCGGGCTGAGGCTCTCAAGGCCCATGTCCGGCGCCTTGCCGAAATAACCCATATCCAGATCCTGATACCAGGTTTCAGGGGTATAGCTGACACTGTAGCAGCAGCGATTCTCTTTCTTCAGCGCCGCCCAGCGACAGGCGCAGGGCATCCTGACCACTGTTGCCGCCCGTCCGACAATTTCCCTGATATCCTCCATGGTCACCACCTGGCCGAAATGCTCCTCTTCGGCCTTGCCTACCATCTGGCGTACCAGGCGATCCGGCAGACGTTTCTTTTTTTGATAGATGGTTTCCAGCCGCCCGATGGTGACGATCCCTTCTTCAATGGTGTTAGTGAAAAAATCTCTGATATACTTGCGACGATTAAGATCGGCCATCAGGTCATTGGCATAATTTGCCGCATTCTTAAACCAGACCTTGCCATCGCCATGCTTGGTACAAAATTCACACATTGTGCAACTGCTCCTTCAGAATACAAGGTTTCAGGGCTTGCATTGTTGCGAAAACAGAATCGCCATTCTGCCTGATTAGTCAGCCTCCTGCGAGTTTAACCTTGAACCCTTGCTTTACCAGCATTTCCATTAAGACATCGCGATGATCGCCCTGAATCTCGATCACGCCGTTTTTGATCGAGCCGCCGGAACCGCATTTCCGTTTGAGTTGTCCGGCCAGTTCCTTGAGTCCGTCCTTATCCAATGACAGACCGGAAATCAACGATACCCCGCTGCCCTTACGCCCTTTGGTTTCACGACTGATTCTGACAATCCCGTCACCCGCAGGGAGGCTCTTCTTGCTGCAGCAGCATTGCCCGGCCGGATGGCCGCAACCGGAACAGATCCGACCCCGGTCGGTGGAGTAAACCAGAACACTGTTTTTTATACTTTTTTTTTGCCATTGGCATCCTCAGCCTTTCAAGGTCTCAATGCCCAGAAAAAACGTGCCGATCACCGATACCGTTTTTTTCATGTGAACCTCGTTAGAAAATGCCTAATTCTGAATATTGATGGCTTCGTAAAAAGTAAAAACCTGAATTATCGCCCTTCATGATCTCAACAAGTTAGAAACAAAATTCACACCCGTCTCGTGATTTTCACGAAACCGACAATGTTTGACGAAGAAGTATTATTGAGTCCTGTTTATTTCACTGATCTGTTCATTGATCGTCCAGAAATCATAAATAATCCCAACGAGAAACAAACCGCCGGTGAACAGATAGATGAGTCCGGTCACCCACTTGCCGAGATAAAACCGGTGTACGCCGAAAACCCCCAGAAAGGTAAGCAGTATCCAGGCGATATTATAATCAATGATCCCTGCTGTATAGGCAATGTCCGCTTTTCTGTTCATCGATGGGATCAGGAACAGGTCAACAATCCAGCCGATGAATAAAAGCCCCAGTGTAAAAAAATAAATGGTGCCGCTGATCGGCCGTCCAAAATAAAAGCGGTGCGCCCCGATGAATCCGAAAATCCAGAGCAGATACCCTATTACCGCACTATGTGTGTTCATCGTTCATCCTCGTTCAACACAAATTCTTTTTTTTGAGAAACTGCGGGGCACAAAACGAATAATGGGGCAGCCTCTTATCCTTGAGAAAAACACTTCCAGAAAACTGACAGATAGCTTGCTGATCCTGTTCACCCATGAACATACCTGCCGATTCTTCGAATCCGTTCAATTTCCTCTTCTTCTAACGACCCGCGGTCCAGAAGCGCCAGATTTTCCTGCATCTGCTGCCGGTTTTTCGCACCCATCATGCAGACATCAACCCCTGGATTTGCCAGGACGAACCCATAGCATTCCGCTGCGGTCAGAGGTTTTTCCCCTGCAGGCATCTTGCCCTTTTTAAGAAGATTACCCCAGTCCGTGGCAGTGAAAGAAACCATCCCCGACCGGTTTTCTTCAGGCAGGTGCGGAAAGATATCAACCTCCGCACCGGGATGCGCCGGGCTGTAACGGAAATGAAAGACATCGAAAATATCTTCCCTGGCGAGTTCCACAAAGAGCCTGCGGTTATGGCTGGTGATTCCCAGATGGCGCACCAGTCCCCGCTCTTTAAGTTGCAAAGCGCCGTCAATGACTTTCTGGGGCGGCCGTTTCGGAAAATAACCGAGAAGCAGAACATCGGTATAATCGGTTTTCAGGGTCTTGAGGCCGCGCTCAAGAAAAAACGTCGTAAGCGTCGATTGATGTGCATAGGTGAGCATGGACAAAATGAGTTGATCACGCTTTCCCTGTGCAACAATATTTCTGACCGCATCGGCCATGGGTTTAGATCGACCCCGGATAAAGGTGCCCCAGGTAAAATAATTGCAGCCCCGCTCAAAGGCCTCTTCATAGGCTGCAGCCGGAGCGCCGAAACTCGATGAGATCCCCAGCCTGCCGGCTCTAAGCCCGGTCCTGCCAAGTGTTCTCTTCTGATGAAAATCCATGGAAAAGCCCTCCGCTCAAGATTTTCAGTCTTTCAGGGCTTCAAGTCTCAGGAGCACCGCAAGGACTGCCGGGCCGATTGTCCCTAAAATACTCATCCACAGGGGAATCTCGGAGCCGTCCACCGTAACCTGGACCTGAAACACCAGCCGCAAAAGATGCAGCAGTGACACCCCGATCAGAAAAACCATGACAATGAGAGATACCGGTTTTTTCATGTGAGCCTCCTTTGTTATTGTAGCTGTTTAAACTCCACAATAAGACTTGAATTATTGTCTTTTTGAGTGGGAATCCGCAGGAGAATTACCGCACCTCCATGATCATCGGTTTGCGGCCGACTTTAATCTGCGACTCCAGAGTCATCGAGGCAGTGTTGATCCGGTTGAGCATGCCGTCGGCGGCGTTGAGCATGTAGAAGGAACCGTCAGATGCCATATAACCGGAGTGACCTTGTTTTGCACCTTTGCCCACTATGATGCTTCTCATCACTTCCTGTGCCGCCGTATCAATAACCGATACGACGTTGTCATCGTGGCAGACCACAAAGGCTCTGCCGCCATCTTTGGTGAACATCGCGTGCCCGGCGCCCTTGCCCACCTGGATAGTTTTCACCAAAGTCATGGTGGCGGCATCTATGATGGCCATGGTCCGGCCACCTTCATTGCAGAGGTAAAAACTCTT includes the following:
- a CDS encoding 4Fe-4S ferredoxin, which encodes MCEFCTKHGDGKVWFKNAANYANDLMADLNRRKYIRDFFTNTIEEGIVTIGRLETIYQKKKRLPDRLVRQMVGKAEEEHFGQVVTMEDIREIVGRAATVVRMPCACRWAALKKENRCCYSVSYTPETWYQDLDMGYFGKAPDMGLESLSPEAAISQMQALEKDGAVHTIWTMITPFIGAICNCQPGDCLGLRTLAIDVETM
- a CDS encoding translation initiation factor Sui1 gives rise to the protein MKNSVLVYSTDRGRICSGCGHPAGQCCCSKKSLPAGDGIVRISRETKGRKGSGVSLISGLSLDKDGLKELAGQLKRKCGSGGSIKNGVIEIQGDHRDVLMEMLVKQGFKVKLAGG
- a CDS encoding TM2 domain-containing protein; protein product: MNTHSAVIGYLLWIFGFIGAHRFYFGRPISGTIYFFTLGLLFIGWIVDLFLIPSMNRKADIAYTAGIIDYNIAWILLTFLGVFGVHRFYLGKWVTGLIYLFTGGLFLVGIIYDFWTINEQISEINRTQ
- a CDS encoding aldo/keto reductase, translated to MDFHQKRTLGRTGLRAGRLGISSSFGAPAAAYEEAFERGCNYFTWGTFIRGRSKPMADAVRNIVAQGKRDQLILSMLTYAHQSTLTTFFLERGLKTLKTDYTDVLLLGYFPKRPPQKVIDGALQLKERGLVRHLGITSHNRRLFVELAREDIFDVFHFRYSPAHPGAEVDIFPHLPEENRSGMVSFTATDWGNLLKKGKMPAGEKPLTAAECYGFVLANPGVDVCMMGAKNRQQMQENLALLDRGSLEEEEIERIRRIGRYVHG